A single Lysinibacter sp. HNR DNA region contains:
- a CDS encoding RidA family protein, which produces MSVIEQRLAERGLELPAIAAPVAAYVPAVRTGNYVYTSGQLPFVKGELPAAGKVGEGEGLVSPEDANAYAKVCALNGLAAAKGILGDLDKIIRVVKVVGFVASDPDFFGQPGVINGTSLALGEIFGDAGVHARSAVGVAVLPLNAPVEVEFVFEVRD; this is translated from the coding sequence ATGAGTGTGATCGAGCAGCGCCTAGCAGAACGGGGTCTTGAACTTCCCGCTATTGCGGCTCCGGTAGCTGCTTATGTGCCTGCTGTGCGTACCGGGAACTACGTTTACACTTCGGGGCAGCTTCCCTTTGTAAAGGGTGAGCTTCCAGCCGCCGGAAAGGTGGGTGAGGGTGAGGGCCTGGTGAGTCCGGAAGACGCCAACGCCTACGCTAAGGTCTGTGCCCTGAACGGGCTTGCTGCCGCCAAGGGTATTCTCGGGGATCTTGACAAAATTATCCGCGTGGTTAAAGTGGTGGGATTTGTCGCTTCAGATCCAGATTTTTTTGGGCAGCCCGGGGTCATCAACGGTACCTCTCTCGCGCTGGGAGAAATATTTGGGGATGCCGGTGTCCACGCTCGATCCGCCGTGGGGGTAGCGGTTCTTCCGCTCAACGCCCCGGTGGAGGTTGAGTTTGTGTTTGAGGTAAGGGACTAG
- a CDS encoding DUF4177 domain-containing protein, whose translation MTEIPDNNREKPPVWEYFVTPLILHTEAQILNNWGAEGWELVQVVAGPAGGNVAYMKRQAVQA comes from the coding sequence ATGACTGAAATTCCTGATAATAACCGAGAAAAACCGCCCGTGTGGGAGTATTTTGTGACTCCGCTTATTTTGCACACTGAGGCACAGATCCTGAATAACTGGGGTGCCGAGGGGTGGGAGCTGGTTCAGGTGGTGGCCGGGCCTGCGGGCGGTAACGTCGCCTACATGAAGCGTCAGGCGGTGCAAGCATGA
- a CDS encoding transglycosylase domain-containing protein has protein sequence MKSRTASGAMGGILGFVSMSAVAGVLVTASVVPVVALSSSGADSVVSIFDNLPENMQFGQLAQASTLYAKQGEDYIPFATFFDQDRIEVGAEQIPQAAKDAAIAVEDPRFFEHGGVDMISMSRALVTNALGVGKVSGASTITMQVVKNILVQRAEGETDEEVRAAAYKDATRNDADRKLKEMKLAIGLEKNYSKDEILQQYLNIALFGRRVYGIEAAAQYYYGIPAAQLSLEQSATLISIVNNPENLRIDREENLPQSTERRNNVLAAMLTNEKITQEEYDAAVATPIVPNLHPRTSGCMAAGGLAFFCDYVTRVIKNDPKFGNSQDERIFNFSRGGLDVYTTIDLELQGAAEQSVQSRIPATMPGIDLGATAVTTDNQTGNILAMTQNRPFNDIEELPDHTAINYNTDRLYGGSSGFQSGSTYKAFTLAEWIKQGYSLNEVVNVSPREVNMARYKNRCMPGGVAGGGKFKFDNATNTRGNRTVLNATEQSINGGYMSMAERLDICDITELAQSMGVHRAAPFPNRGESLDLENNLSSIFSGTDEVAPMTMALAYGGFAAEGKVCQPNSIERIVDSSGKEKDFTRGTCSQAIDPPVAAGVAYALESGVHNGLSRAARSSLGTPHLAKTGTTDDYVDNWLVGSSTKVSTAVWVGNVSGKVDTRNFRGVENAKNLIWPDIMNVADRKYGGEAFPQPTSSSRTRTAVTIPDTVGKTYEEAAALLTPLGFTVADGGETDSNQPQGRVAGTTPAAGTSAPENSTVTILRSNAMLTEIPTLYNRWDRSSQELRNAGFTTPPNARCDVEGGTLPQNENERTLVSSEPAQGQLARKDSQITFIVSCQ, from the coding sequence GTGAAATCTCGTACAGCCAGCGGTGCCATGGGAGGAATTCTCGGGTTTGTATCAATGAGCGCGGTGGCCGGAGTGCTGGTTACAGCCTCCGTTGTTCCCGTGGTTGCCCTCAGTAGCAGCGGAGCCGACAGCGTGGTGTCAATTTTTGACAATCTGCCTGAAAATATGCAGTTCGGTCAGCTCGCTCAGGCATCCACGCTGTATGCAAAACAGGGTGAGGACTACATTCCCTTCGCCACATTCTTCGACCAGGATCGTATTGAGGTCGGCGCCGAACAAATCCCTCAGGCGGCTAAAGATGCTGCGATCGCGGTGGAGGACCCCCGCTTTTTTGAACACGGCGGCGTTGACATGATCTCGATGTCCAGGGCTCTCGTCACAAACGCCCTGGGTGTAGGCAAGGTGAGTGGGGCTTCAACCATCACCATGCAGGTGGTGAAGAATATCCTGGTGCAGCGTGCCGAGGGAGAAACCGATGAAGAAGTACGAGCCGCAGCGTACAAAGACGCCACCCGCAACGACGCTGATCGCAAGCTTAAAGAGATGAAGCTCGCGATTGGTCTTGAAAAAAACTACTCTAAAGACGAAATCCTTCAGCAATACCTCAACATCGCCCTCTTTGGGCGCCGCGTTTACGGCATTGAGGCTGCAGCGCAATATTACTATGGCATACCGGCGGCGCAACTCAGTCTGGAGCAATCAGCAACGCTGATAAGCATAGTAAATAACCCGGAGAATCTTCGGATCGATAGGGAAGAAAATCTTCCACAAAGCACCGAGCGTCGAAATAACGTTCTCGCAGCCATGCTCACAAACGAGAAGATAACCCAGGAAGAGTACGATGCGGCAGTGGCTACCCCCATCGTCCCTAACCTCCACCCAAGAACCAGCGGTTGTATGGCGGCCGGGGGACTTGCGTTCTTCTGCGACTACGTTACTCGAGTCATTAAAAATGACCCCAAGTTTGGTAATTCGCAGGACGAGCGGATTTTCAACTTCAGCCGAGGCGGCTTGGACGTATACACAACCATTGATCTTGAGTTGCAGGGCGCGGCCGAGCAAAGCGTGCAGAGTCGGATCCCCGCAACTATGCCGGGGATTGATCTTGGTGCAACCGCGGTAACCACCGATAATCAGACCGGAAATATTCTCGCCATGACGCAGAACAGACCGTTCAACGATATAGAGGAACTTCCGGATCACACCGCAATTAACTACAATACGGATCGTCTCTACGGGGGTTCCAGCGGTTTCCAATCGGGCTCAACCTACAAAGCGTTCACACTCGCGGAGTGGATCAAACAGGGCTACTCGCTCAACGAAGTTGTCAATGTCAGCCCCCGAGAAGTAAATATGGCGCGTTACAAAAACCGCTGTATGCCGGGAGGCGTAGCGGGTGGTGGCAAGTTTAAATTTGACAACGCCACCAACACACGGGGCAACAGGACCGTTTTGAACGCCACCGAGCAGTCCATCAACGGTGGTTATATGAGCATGGCTGAGCGGCTCGACATCTGTGACATCACTGAGCTTGCCCAAAGTATGGGTGTTCACCGCGCCGCTCCCTTCCCCAACCGTGGAGAGAGCCTTGACCTCGAGAACAACCTCTCCTCCATCTTCAGTGGTACCGACGAAGTTGCTCCGATGACAATGGCCCTCGCCTACGGTGGCTTTGCCGCCGAAGGTAAGGTGTGCCAGCCCAACTCAATTGAACGTATCGTTGATTCTTCGGGCAAGGAGAAAGACTTCACTCGCGGAACCTGTTCCCAAGCCATCGACCCCCCGGTCGCTGCGGGCGTTGCCTACGCTCTGGAAAGCGGCGTGCACAACGGGCTCTCACGGGCAGCCCGCAGTAGTTTGGGCACCCCGCACCTCGCCAAGACCGGAACCACCGACGACTACGTTGACAACTGGCTCGTGGGCTCAAGCACTAAGGTATCCACCGCAGTTTGGGTAGGAAACGTGAGCGGTAAGGTTGATACTCGCAACTTCCGGGGAGTGGAAAATGCTAAAAACCTTATCTGGCCGGACATTATGAACGTTGCCGATCGAAAGTATGGCGGCGAAGCTTTCCCCCAACCCACTAGCTCAAGCAGAACAAGGACAGCGGTAACGATTCCCGACACGGTAGGAAAAACCTACGAGGAGGCGGCTGCTCTCCTAACGCCCCTCGGGTTTACCGTGGCCGATGGTGGGGAAACCGACTCCAACCAGCCGCAGGGAAGGGTCGCGGGAACAACACCGGCGGCAGGCACAAGCGCTCCCGAAAACTCCACCGTGACCATTCTACGAAGTAACGCGATGCTGACAGAGATTCCAACGCTCTACAACAGGTGGGATCGCAGTAGTCAAGAATTGCGAAACGCGGGCTTCACCACACCGCCTAATGCCCGCTGTGACGTTGAGGGCGGCACGCTTCCACAGAACGAGAACGAGCGCACCCTTGTAAGTTCAGAGCCCGCCCAGGGACAACTTGCACGAAAAGACAGTCAGATAACCTTTATCGTGAGCTGTCAATAG
- a CDS encoding metallophosphoesterase, with amino-acid sequence MLKGALVAGAAAFVWGTVIERQLFTLRRINMPVLPEGRTPIRILHLSDLHLAPWQFRKQRWVRSLATLAPDLVVTTGDNMGHEEALFALKHTLEPFENTPGVFVHGSNDYYKPMIKSPLRYLRKPSQRSMKNPTLPIAPLNNFFEDSLGWVSLNNSAVRLSILDSTLELFGLNDPHIGYDRPDDMRSALHTLRGESADEDPQVSRIGVVHAPYQKALNTLVDSGASALIAGHTHGGQVCIPGYGALTTNCDLPREQAKGLSLWHHKQRAAFLTVSAGLGHSIYAPVRFACRPEATLITLVPAAV; translated from the coding sequence ATCCTCAAAGGTGCCCTGGTAGCGGGGGCTGCCGCTTTTGTGTGGGGAACCGTTATTGAGCGGCAACTTTTTACCCTGCGCAGAATTAACATGCCGGTTCTTCCAGAGGGTCGCACTCCCATACGAATACTTCACCTTTCGGATCTTCACTTAGCCCCCTGGCAGTTTCGTAAGCAGCGCTGGGTGCGTAGCCTCGCCACTCTCGCGCCAGATCTCGTAGTAACCACCGGGGACAACATGGGGCATGAGGAAGCCCTGTTTGCCCTCAAGCACACCCTGGAGCCTTTCGAGAATACCCCGGGCGTTTTTGTACACGGTTCAAACGACTACTACAAGCCCATGATCAAAAGCCCCCTGCGTTACCTGCGTAAACCGAGTCAGCGAAGCATGAAAAACCCCACGCTCCCCATCGCTCCCCTCAATAACTTTTTTGAAGATTCTCTGGGGTGGGTATCCCTCAATAACTCCGCCGTTCGACTCTCAATCTTAGACAGCACGCTGGAGCTATTTGGACTGAATGATCCACACATCGGGTACGACAGGCCAGACGATATGCGATCGGCGCTTCACACGCTGCGCGGAGAATCCGCAGATGAAGATCCACAGGTGAGCCGAATTGGCGTCGTGCACGCCCCCTACCAGAAAGCTCTCAACACACTTGTTGATTCGGGAGCTTCTGCCCTAATTGCAGGTCACACCCACGGCGGACAGGTGTGTATCCCCGGATACGGGGCCCTCACCACAAACTGTGATCTGCCCCGAGAACAGGCCAAGGGGTTGTCTCTCTGGCATCACAAACAGCGCGCCGCTTTCCTCACGGTAAGCGCCGGGCTGGGACACTCAATCTATGCACCCGTCCGCTTTGCCTGCCGCCCCGAGGCAACGCTCATCACCCTCGTTCCGGCAGCCGTTTAG
- a CDS encoding aspartate-semialdehyde dehydrogenase codes for MSTPQHIAIVGATGQVGTVMLTLLEQRDFPVASLRLFASARSAGKTITFQGKEIVVEDVATADPTGIQIALFSAGATGSRAYAPRFAEAGAMVIDNSSAWRMDPEVPLVVSEVNPHTIDRAVKGIIANPNCTTMAMMPVLSVLHNRAELVRLVVTTFQAVSGSGLAGAEELAQQVQAAVSQGDLTCLVHDGSAVDFPEPVKYAKPIAFNVLPLAGSIVDDGLGETDEEKKLRYESRRILGIPDLRVSGTCVRVPVFTGHSLSVNAEFAKPFSAEQATELLRSAPGVRLSEVPTPLGAAGQDSSYVGRIREDQSTADGNGLAFFVSNDNLRKGAALNAVQIAEIVAERNSR; via the coding sequence ATGTCTACACCACAACACATTGCCATTGTTGGAGCCACCGGACAGGTTGGCACGGTAATGCTGACCCTGCTCGAGCAGCGGGACTTTCCCGTTGCGAGCCTCCGCCTTTTTGCCTCCGCCCGCTCCGCGGGAAAAACGATCACATTTCAGGGGAAAGAGATTGTGGTAGAGGATGTGGCCACCGCAGACCCCACCGGTATTCAGATCGCTCTCTTTTCCGCGGGTGCTACGGGATCGCGTGCGTATGCACCCCGGTTTGCGGAGGCCGGTGCAATGGTCATCGATAACTCCAGCGCCTGGCGGATGGATCCCGAGGTTCCCCTCGTTGTGAGCGAGGTTAACCCACACACGATTGATCGGGCGGTTAAGGGAATCATCGCAAACCCCAATTGCACAACAATGGCTATGATGCCGGTATTGAGTGTTCTGCACAACAGGGCCGAGTTGGTTCGCCTGGTTGTGACCACCTTCCAGGCAGTTTCGGGCTCCGGTCTTGCCGGGGCCGAAGAACTTGCACAGCAGGTACAGGCAGCGGTTTCCCAGGGAGACCTCACGTGTCTTGTACATGACGGCTCGGCTGTAGACTTCCCAGAACCGGTTAAATACGCTAAGCCCATCGCGTTTAACGTGTTGCCCCTGGCCGGTTCGATTGTGGATGATGGCCTCGGCGAGACCGATGAGGAAAAGAAACTCCGCTACGAGAGTCGTCGTATCCTGGGGATTCCCGACCTTCGAGTATCGGGGACATGCGTTCGTGTTCCCGTGTTTACCGGACACTCTCTTTCGGTCAACGCCGAGTTTGCAAAGCCGTTCTCTGCTGAGCAGGCAACAGAGCTGCTGCGCTCCGCTCCCGGTGTAAGGCTGAGTGAGGTTCCCACGCCCCTGGGGGCTGCGGGGCAGGATTCCAGCTATGTGGGTCGTATTCGGGAAGACCAGTCGACGGCGGACGGAAACGGTTTGGCCTTCTTCGTCTCGAACGACAATCTGCGCAAGGGGGCGGCACTGAACGCCGTGCAGATCGCGGAGATCGTGGCGGAACGTAACTCTCGATAG
- a CDS encoding aspartate kinase, with amino-acid sequence MALIVQKFGGSSVADAESIKRVAKRIVDTHRQGNDVVVAISAMGDSTDDLLDLAHAVSPIPAPRELDMLLTAGERISMALLAMAIKGMGHEALSFTGSQAGMITDATHGAARIVDVTPKRVRAALDRGAIAIVAGFQGFNRGTGDITTLGRGGSDTTAVALAAALNADVCEIYSDVDGVYTSDPRIVPNARKIDFIMSEEMLELAASGAKILYIRAVEYARRHGVTLHVRSSFNNNEGTIVYNPEDGIPNGGSVEEPIITGIATDSGEAKITVVGVSDIPGKAAEIFEIVAKTGANIDMIVQNVSAAATGRTDISFTLPSGDGSRVIDALEAERERIEFLSLQYDDQIGKLAVVGAGMRTNAGVSAKFFRALFDAGINIEMISTSEIRISVVTRADSLAEAARVLHAAFELDADDVAIVHAGTGR; translated from the coding sequence ATGGCATTAATCGTGCAGAAGTTTGGCGGATCCTCGGTTGCTGATGCCGAGAGCATCAAACGCGTGGCCAAGCGCATTGTTGACACTCACCGCCAGGGTAACGACGTTGTTGTTGCAATCTCTGCAATGGGCGATTCCACGGATGATCTGCTCGACCTGGCTCACGCGGTCTCACCCATACCCGCACCCAGAGAACTCGATATGCTTCTCACCGCGGGGGAGAGGATCTCCATGGCGCTCCTTGCCATGGCCATTAAGGGAATGGGACATGAGGCCCTCTCTTTTACGGGTAGCCAGGCCGGTATGATCACGGATGCCACACACGGTGCTGCTCGTATTGTGGATGTTACCCCCAAGCGGGTTCGTGCGGCGCTTGATCGAGGTGCGATAGCAATTGTTGCGGGTTTCCAGGGTTTTAATCGCGGCACCGGAGATATTACAACCCTGGGTCGGGGTGGCTCCGACACAACCGCTGTAGCCCTGGCCGCCGCGCTTAACGCCGATGTGTGCGAGATATACAGCGATGTTGACGGCGTGTACACATCGGATCCCCGGATCGTTCCCAACGCCAGGAAAATAGATTTTATTATGAGCGAAGAGATGCTGGAACTGGCAGCGTCTGGGGCTAAGATTTTGTATATTCGAGCGGTTGAGTACGCTCGCCGTCATGGGGTAACACTCCACGTGCGATCCTCGTTTAACAACAACGAGGGTACCATCGTGTACAACCCCGAAGACGGCATTCCGAATGGAGGTAGTGTGGAAGAGCCCATCATCACCGGTATAGCAACCGACTCTGGCGAGGCCAAGATTACGGTTGTTGGTGTATCCGATATTCCGGGTAAGGCAGCCGAAATCTTTGAAATTGTCGCAAAGACCGGTGCCAACATCGACATGATCGTTCAGAATGTCTCGGCTGCGGCCACTGGGCGCACCGATATCTCCTTCACCCTGCCGAGCGGGGACGGCTCCCGTGTGATTGATGCTCTGGAGGCCGAGAGGGAACGCATCGAGTTCCTCAGTCTGCAATACGATGACCAGATTGGCAAGCTCGCGGTGGTGGGGGCGGGAATGCGCACTAACGCCGGTGTTTCGGCCAAGTTTTTCCGCGCGCTCTTTGACGCGGGTATTAACATCGAGATGATTTCAACAAGTGAAATCCGTATTTCTGTAGTTACCCGAGCCGATAGTCTGGCCGAGGCTGCACGCGTGTTGCACGCCGCGTTTGAGCTTGACGCTGATGATGTGGCTATCGTTCACGCCGGAACCGGACGCTAA
- the recR gene encoding recombination mediator RecR, which translates to MYEGIIQDLIEEFGRLPGIGPKSAQRITFHIVQSQSADVSRLAELLSTVRERVQFCVQCGNVSEQEFCSICRDPRRDSTLICVVEEPKDVVAIERTLQFRGLYHVLGGAISPIDGIGPDNLNIASLMRRLADTEVSEIILATDPNLEGEATAAYLSRLFKSMDVPVSRLASGLPVGGDLEFADEVTLGRAFEGRRSID; encoded by the coding sequence GTGTACGAGGGAATTATTCAGGACCTTATTGAGGAGTTCGGGCGTTTGCCTGGAATCGGGCCAAAATCTGCGCAGCGAATCACCTTTCATATCGTTCAATCGCAGAGCGCAGATGTTTCCCGCCTAGCCGAGCTGCTCTCGACCGTCCGCGAACGCGTTCAATTCTGCGTGCAGTGTGGAAACGTGTCGGAACAGGAGTTCTGCTCCATTTGTCGTGACCCGCGGCGTGATTCCACTCTTATCTGTGTTGTTGAGGAGCCTAAAGATGTTGTGGCGATTGAACGAACCCTACAGTTTCGAGGTCTGTATCACGTGCTCGGGGGTGCGATCAGTCCGATCGATGGGATTGGGCCGGATAACCTCAACATTGCGTCGCTGATGCGTCGTCTCGCAGACACTGAGGTGTCCGAGATAATCTTGGCAACCGACCCCAATCTGGAGGGTGAGGCAACCGCAGCCTATCTTTCACGGCTGTTTAAATCGATGGATGTTCCGGTTTCTCGGTTGGCTTCCGGCTTGCCGGTGGGAGGTGATCTCGAATTTGCGGATGAGGTCACACTGGGACGCGCTTTTGAGGGACGGCGCAGTATCGATTAG
- a CDS encoding DNA polymerase III subunit gamma and tau has protein sequence MATALYRRYRPESFAEMIGQSQVTAPLMTALRTNRVNHAYLFSGPRGCGKTTSARILARCLNCAEGPTDTPCGSCPSCVELSRGGGGSLDVVEIDAASHGGVEDARDLRERAIFAPARDRYKIFIIDEAHMVTSGGFNALLKIVEEPPEHVKFIFATTEPDKVIGTIRSRTHHYPFRLIPPAQLLEYTQQLCDSEGVKTEPGVLSLAVRAGGGSARDTLSLLDQLIAGSEGDTVEYERAVSLLGFTHTELLDEVIEALGGSDGAAAFAAVDRVVQTGQDPRRFVEDLLERIRDLIVVSASGPERAAAVLRGVPEDELQRMFDQAAVFGPVELSRAAEVVNKTLNDMTGATSPRLHLEFMVARALVPSLGDAERGALTRLERIERRIGVSGPVSAAAEGGGTGARAPQRTVAEIRSEPVAGATLAAPPRAAEPSRATQTPGLAPEPRVAEPAGPVEPPRAAPESEPVPESRTAEQSLLINEADSSAESRPDESLRSSVQPLASEELRSGEEARVTGKSPAAAPPSAAAVTGEAQISPVTLEQMKHSWQEILDVLMRVDRRAWMAAYTATVRELNDDVLVLSFPSANDVSSFRGATSGPESVSEQLRSAIQSVLGFRVRFMARVESEQQSSFPPPVNSVPFGERPAASSREGVAAVPGETSEANVSAPQGSTPVAPVTEWNVVAIPGADSAPSLPTTIGRDVPRVSVSPETPEVLVESEARESPAVREKPEVGEDPKTFESEPSSKTPEVSAPTRSEIEDYPRVSDDEVPPEEDWSPPPPPENPVPNSQVSNLPTQSVPEDSAAPGRSLAEPSSSAAAILRARASTPEVEENHAESTRYGESVVREVLGATFLEEQDLPEETG, from the coding sequence GTGGCTACCGCACTGTATCGCCGTTATCGGCCAGAGAGTTTTGCTGAGATGATCGGTCAGTCTCAGGTGACCGCCCCCCTCATGACCGCTCTTCGTACCAATCGGGTTAATCACGCGTATCTTTTTAGTGGCCCTCGTGGGTGCGGTAAAACAACCTCCGCCCGTATTCTTGCGCGCTGCCTCAACTGCGCGGAGGGGCCCACGGATACCCCCTGCGGCAGTTGCCCCAGCTGTGTGGAACTGAGCCGTGGCGGTGGTGGGTCGCTCGATGTGGTTGAGATCGACGCCGCTAGCCACGGTGGTGTGGAGGATGCGCGTGACCTGCGCGAGAGGGCGATCTTTGCCCCGGCCCGCGATCGCTACAAGATTTTTATTATTGATGAGGCCCACATGGTCACGTCGGGCGGGTTTAACGCCCTGCTCAAAATTGTGGAAGAGCCGCCGGAGCACGTCAAATTTATCTTTGCCACCACGGAACCGGACAAGGTGATTGGCACGATCCGATCGCGCACGCATCACTATCCTTTTCGCTTGATCCCGCCCGCTCAACTCCTGGAGTATACCCAGCAGCTCTGCGATAGCGAGGGGGTAAAAACCGAACCTGGTGTGTTGTCGTTGGCGGTACGGGCGGGCGGTGGCTCGGCCCGGGACACCCTCTCTCTGCTCGACCAGCTCATAGCTGGTTCCGAGGGTGACACGGTTGAGTACGAGCGTGCGGTGAGCCTGCTTGGGTTTACCCACACGGAGTTGCTTGACGAGGTGATTGAGGCGCTGGGCGGTAGCGACGGGGCCGCCGCTTTTGCCGCTGTTGATCGGGTGGTGCAAACGGGACAGGATCCCCGTAGGTTTGTGGAGGATCTTCTTGAGCGCATACGCGATCTCATAGTTGTTTCTGCGAGTGGCCCGGAGCGGGCCGCGGCGGTTCTTCGCGGTGTGCCCGAGGATGAGTTACAACGCATGTTTGATCAAGCCGCGGTTTTTGGTCCGGTAGAGCTTTCCCGCGCGGCCGAGGTAGTGAACAAGACGCTGAACGATATGACGGGTGCCACCTCTCCCCGGCTGCACCTCGAGTTTATGGTTGCCCGGGCGCTTGTTCCGAGTCTTGGTGATGCAGAGCGAGGTGCTCTCACACGGCTGGAACGCATTGAGCGTCGTATTGGCGTATCCGGGCCCGTGTCGGCTGCTGCAGAGGGTGGCGGTACGGGCGCGCGCGCTCCCCAGCGCACGGTTGCTGAGATTCGATCTGAACCAGTCGCGGGCGCAACGCTGGCAGCGCCGCCTCGTGCTGCGGAGCCGTCCCGTGCAACTCAGACGCCCGGCCTTGCCCCAGAACCTCGTGTTGCGGAGCCTGCGGGCCCTGTGGAGCCGCCTCGCGCCGCCCCAGAATCTGAGCCTGTACCCGAGTCCCGTACTGCGGAACAGTCACTCTTGATCAATGAGGCTGATTCCAGCGCTGAGTCTCGCCCCGATGAATCGCTTCGTTCTTCCGTGCAACCGCTTGCTTCTGAGGAACTACGTTCGGGAGAAGAAGCTCGCGTGACCGGGAAATCTCCCGCCGCAGCGCCCCCTTCCGCAGCAGCCGTGACGGGGGAAGCTCAGATTAGCCCGGTTACCCTGGAACAGATGAAACACTCCTGGCAGGAGATTCTTGACGTTCTCATGCGGGTTGATCGTCGAGCCTGGATGGCGGCATATACCGCAACGGTGCGTGAACTCAACGACGACGTTCTTGTGCTCTCCTTTCCCAGCGCCAATGACGTTTCGAGTTTTCGGGGCGCAACGTCCGGCCCGGAGAGCGTAAGTGAACAGCTCCGCAGCGCTATTCAAAGCGTGTTGGGTTTCCGGGTTCGGTTTATGGCACGGGTTGAGAGTGAGCAGCAATCTTCGTTTCCGCCACCGGTGAACTCCGTACCGTTCGGGGAGAGGCCGGCTGCGTCGTCCCGGGAGGGGGTGGCTGCGGTGCCCGGGGAAACATCCGAGGCGAACGTGAGCGCTCCGCAGGGCTCTACGCCGGTTGCTCCCGTCACCGAGTGGAACGTGGTGGCTATTCCCGGTGCTGACTCAGCACCCTCGCTGCCAACGACCATCGGTCGCGACGTGCCCCGAGTGTCCGTGTCGCCCGAGACCCCAGAGGTGCTTGTAGAGTCGGAGGCTCGTGAAAGCCCAGCGGTCCGTGAGAAGCCGGAGGTTGGTGAAGACCCGAAAACCTTTGAGAGTGAACCTTCCTCAAAAACTCCCGAGGTTTCCGCGCCCACCCGGAGTGAGATTGAGGACTATCCCCGCGTGAGCGATGACGAGGTACCTCCGGAAGAGGATTGGAGTCCACCCCCGCCGCCGGAAAACCCTGTGCCAAACTCACAGGTGTCAAACCTGCCGACACAGAGTGTTCCCGAGGATTCTGCCGCGCCGGGCAGATCATTGGCAGAGCCCTCCTCCAGCGCAGCCGCTATTCTTCGTGCGCGAGCGTCCACACCCGAGGTGGAGGAAAACCACGCGGAGAGCACCCGCTACGGTGAGTCTGTGGTGCGTGAGGTGCTGGGGGCGACATTTTTGGAAGAACAGGATCTTCCCGAGGAGACGGGGTGA